A stretch of the Lactuca sativa cultivar Salinas chromosome 9, Lsat_Salinas_v11, whole genome shotgun sequence genome encodes the following:
- the LOC111921214 gene encoding phosphoprotein ECPP44, translating to MADKVVHHHASETEDHGVVDCFGKKDENKKCNKDEKNESLMHKLHISDSSSSSSDEECKDGEKKKMKKKKKKDETLKEKVEKKIEEDKVKINVKIEEGKEKVEELKEKTIEKMEEGKEKVLEIKEKLGEKIEEYKEKKEEERKEDSCVPVEKYEDHQAPPPPPPCEVVVHPPEPSCEPEEKKGFLEMIKDKLPGGQKKLEEEHTAPPPPPVVVAVAAHPDHYADVEKEHKEKKGILEMIKEKLPGYHSKSEEEKKEKECD from the exons ATGGCTGACAAAGTGGTTCACCATCATGCCTCTGAGACTGAAGACCATGGGGTGGTCGACTGTTTCGGAAAGAAAGATGAAAACAAGAAGTGTAATAAAGACGAGAAGAACGAAAGCCTGATGCACAAACTCCACATATCCGATAGCAGCTCTAGT TCGAGTGATGAGGAGTGTAAAGATGGGGAgaaaaagaagatgaagaagaagaagaagaaagatgaaaccttGAAGGAAAAGGTGGAGAAGAAAATCGAAGAAGATAAAGTGAAGATCAATGTGAAGATCGaggaaggaaaagagaaagtcGAAGAGCTCAAAGAGAAAACTATTGAGAAGATGGAAGAGGGCAAAGAGAAAGTCCTAGAGATCAAAGAAAAATTAGGGGAGAAAATCGAGGAGTacaaagagaagaaagaagaagaacgcAAGGAAGACTCATGTGTTCCTGTTGAGAAATACGAGGATCATcaagcaccaccaccaccaccaccttgtgAAGTTGTTGTCCACCCACCGGAGCCGAGCTGTGAACCAGAAGAGAAAAAGGGGTTCCTTGAGATGATCAAGGACAAACTCCCCGGCGGTCAAAAAAAGTTGGAAGAAGAGCACACTGCTCCTCCACCACCGccagtggtggtggcggtggcggcaCATCCCGACCACTATGCTGATGTTGAAAAAGAGCACAAGGAGAAAAAGGGTATTCTTGAAATGATCAAAGAAAAGCTTCCTGGTTATCATTCAAAGagtgaagaggagaagaaggaaaaGGAGTGTGATTAA